In Procambarus clarkii isolate CNS0578487 chromosome 53, FALCON_Pclarkii_2.0, whole genome shotgun sequence, the following proteins share a genomic window:
- the LOC138352329 gene encoding uncharacterized protein, with product MRNLRRILDITWKDHVTNTTVLERTGIPSMFTLLKQRRMRWLGHVTCMEVGSIPKDPLYGQLATGKSPTGRPQLRFKDARKRDLKQLNIDINTWEAVAADRSAWRCKVQKGFQQFEDLATQNVHGSRAIASQ from the exons ATGCGGAActtgagacgcatccttgacatcacatggaaagaccacgtcaccaacaccacagtactcgagagaacaggaatTCCTTCAATGTTtactctcctgaagcagagacgcatgcgatggTTAGGACATGTCACATGCATGGAAGTTGGCAGCATACCGAAGGACCCCTTATATGGACAACTGGCAACAGGAAAGAGTCCCACTGGAAGACcccagctgcgtttcaaagacgccCGCAAACGCGATCTCAAGCAgctgaacatcgacatcaacacttgggaggcagtagctgcggacagatctgcctggagatgcaaaGTGCAGAAGGGATTCCAGCAATTCGAGG atttagctactcagaatgtcCATGGATCACGGGCTATAGCGAGCCAGTAA